A window from Megalobrama amblycephala isolate DHTTF-2021 linkage group LG9, ASM1881202v1, whole genome shotgun sequence encodes these proteins:
- the LOC125275669 gene encoding POU domain, class 2, transcription factor 2 isoform X10, whose protein sequence is MSKAVDDDKMGTEFPVDSTDSERNSPEASDQIQPMKTSPFCLSPAPSNTKVKAEEAAEMTSVHAPPPPPVQPALPHTQLMLAGSQLAGLAALLPAQQQLLLQQAQAQLLAAAVQQSNAAHAAHAAAAANQQQQSQQQQANQAAAQAQSQAKPEQAPPPLLSQPIQLTAQAFCLSLKDIQQLLQLQQLVLMPGHPLQSPAQFLLPQAQAQQGQQGLLSTSNLIPLPQQSPGSLLTTPPRLGLQAQHHLDDRLWSLQREKSVESIVSSAPSSAPPMSSVPTVTPHPEEPSDLEELEQFARTFKQRRIKLGFTQGDVGMAMGKLYGNDFSQTTISRFEALNLSFKNMCKLKPLLEKWLSDAETMAIDNMLPSPSSLSSPLLGFEGLPGRRRKKRTSIETNVRIALERNFISNQKPTSEEILLMAEQLNMEKEVIRVWFCNRRQKEKRINPSSATPPLPTQPPAPTHKPPCYSPHMMSSQGLAQVATSLSTTAVSPTPSVACPLNPSGHAAMSSAPSSVTPPPLSTVSPTPPSLGSPGLNTGNTMMGVSTGMNQALISSNPLATMQALAASGGQIPISALEGSGQMFLGGAGGPGAGLRQSLFLNRPTLLPLARSAGMGLVGTPRASPPPGARGASPDSCSISPCSSPASFCSLGEASPPPLGGAMAE, encoded by the exons ATGTCTAAAGCTGTCGATGATGATAAGATGGGGACCGAGTTTCCAGTCGATAGTACAG ACTCTGAGAGAAACAGTCCAGAGGCCAGCGATCAG ATCCAGCCAATGAAAACAAGTCCTTTCTGCCTGTCTCCTGCACCCAGCAACACaaag GTTAAAGCTGAGGAGGCTGCTGAGATGACCAGTGTTCatgctcctcctcctcctccagttCAGCCTGCTCTACCACACACACAACTCATGCTGGCAGGCAGTCAGCTCGCAGGG CTGGCCGCCCTCCTCCCTGCACAGCAGCAGCTGTTGTTGCAGCAGGCTCAAGCGCAGCTGTTAGCCGCAGCCGTGCAGCAGTCAAACGCTGCGCATGCCGCCCACGCAGCTGCCGCAGCCAATCAGCAACAACAGTCACAACAGCAGCAAGCCAATCAGGCAGCAGCACAAGCCCAGTCTCAAGCCAAACCTGAGCAAGCTCCGCCTCCACTTCTATCTCAGCCTATCCAGCTCACTGCCCAG gctttctgtctctctctgaaGGACATTCAGCAGTTGTTGCAGTTACAGCAGTTGGTATTGATGCCAGGTCATCCTCTACAGTCCCCTGCTCAGTTCCTGCTGCCTCAAGCCCAGGCTCAGCAGGGTCAGCAAG gtttgctttcgacATCAAATTTGATTCCACTACCTCAGCAAAGCCCAGGGAGTCTCCTGACCACCCCACCTAGACTGGGGCTTCAAGCACAG CATCATCTTGACGACAGGCTGTGGTCATTGCAGAGGGAGAAGAGCGTGGAGAGCATTGTGAGCTCCGCCCCCTCCTCAGCCCCACCCATGAGCTCCGTTCCCACAGTGACGCCACATCCTGAGGAGCCCAGTGATCTGGAGGAGCTCGAACAGTTTGCCAGAACCTTCAAACAGAGGCGAATTAAACTGGGATTCACACAG GGGGACGTCGGTATGGCCATGGGTAAACTGTACGGCAACGACTTCAGTCAGACCACCATTTCACGTTTCGAGGCTCTCAACCTCAGCTTCAAGAACATGTGCAAGCTTAAACCCTTGCTGGAGAAATGGCTGAGCGATGcag AAACAATGGCGATAGACAACATGCTGCCGAGCCCCAGTTCACTGTCCTCACCTCTGCTGGGCTTCGAAGGGTTGCCTGGACGCCGCCGAAAGAAACGCACCAGCATCGAGACCAACGTCCGCATTGCCCTGGAGCGCAACTTCATCTCG AACCAGAAGCCTACCTCGGAGGAAATCCTGCTGATGGCCGAGCAGCTCAACATGGAGAAAGAGGTCATCCGCGTCTGGTTCTGCAACCGACGGCAGAAAGAGAAGCGTATCAACCCCTCCAGCGCCACCCCTCCTCTGCCCACTCAGCCCCCAGCACCGACGCACAAACCCCCCTGCTACAGCCCGCACATG ATGTCCAGTCAGGGACTGGCTCAGGTCGCTACCAGTCTCAGCACAACAG CCGTCAGTCCCACACCTTCTGTGGCCTGCCCCCTCAACCCCAGTGGACATGCAGCAATGAGCTCCGCCCCTTCTTCAGTGACTCCGCCTCCTCTCAGCACAGTCAGCCCCACTCCGCCGAGTCTCGGCAGCCCTGGCCTGAACACAGG GAACACAATGATGGGTGTAAGCACAGGAATGAACCAGGCCCTCATCAGCAGCAACCCTCTGGCCACAATGCAAG ccctAGCTGCCAGTGGTGGCCAGATTCCCATTTCCGCTCTTGAGGGCAGCGGTCAAATGTTCCTGGGTGGAGCTGGAGGTCCAGGAGCTGGTCTGCGCCAGTCCCTCTTCCTAAACCGCCCCACTTTACTGCCCTTGGCGAGGAGCGCAGGCATGGGTCTGGTCGGCACCCCAAGGGCTTCTCCGCCCCCTGGCGCCAGAGGCGCAAGCCCAGACTCGTGCTCCATCTCCCCCTGCTCAAGCCCCGCCTCCTTCTGCTCATTAGGCGAAGCCTCGCCACCCCCTCTGGGCGGAGCTATGGCCGAGTGA
- the LOC125275669 gene encoding POU domain, class 2, transcription factor 2 isoform X7, producing the protein MEGEGCRKKVSEGRSHIKVDIRMSKAVDDDKMGTEFPVDSTDSERNSPEASDQIQPMKTSPFCLSPAPSNTKVKAEEAAEMTSVHAPPPPPVQPALPHTQLMLAGSQLAGLAALLPAQQQLLLQQAQAQLLAAAVQQSNAAHAAHAAAAANQQQQSQQQQANQAAAQAQSQAKPEQAPPPLLSQPIQLTAQAFCLSLKDIQQLLQLQQLVLMPGHPLQSPAQFLLPQAQAQQGQQGLLSTSNLIPLPQQSPGSLLTTPPRLGLQAQHHLDDRLWSLQREKSVESIVSSAPSSAPPMSSVPTVTPHPEEPSDLEELEQFARTFKQRRIKLGFTQGDVGMAMGKLYGNDFSQTTISRFEALNLSFKNMCKLKPLLEKWLSDAETMAIDNMLPSPSSLSSPLLGFEGLPGRRRKKRTSIETNVRIALERNFISNQKPTSEEILLMAEQLNMEKEVIRVWFCNRRQKEKRINPSSATPPLPTQPPAPTHKPPCYSPHMMSSQGLAQVATSLSTTAVSPTPSVACPLNPSGHAAMSSAPSSVTPPPLSTVSPTPPSLGSPGLNTGNTMMGVSTGMNQALISSNPLATMQALAASGGQIPISALEGSGQMFLGGAGGPGAGLRQSLFLNRPTLLPLARSAGMGLVGTPRASPPPGARGASPDSCSISPCSSPASFCSLGEASPPPLGGAMAE; encoded by the exons TAGATATCAGGATGTCTAAAGCTGTCGATGATGATAAGATGGGGACCGAGTTTCCAGTCGATAGTACAG ACTCTGAGAGAAACAGTCCAGAGGCCAGCGATCAG ATCCAGCCAATGAAAACAAGTCCTTTCTGCCTGTCTCCTGCACCCAGCAACACaaag GTTAAAGCTGAGGAGGCTGCTGAGATGACCAGTGTTCatgctcctcctcctcctccagttCAGCCTGCTCTACCACACACACAACTCATGCTGGCAGGCAGTCAGCTCGCAGGG CTGGCCGCCCTCCTCCCTGCACAGCAGCAGCTGTTGTTGCAGCAGGCTCAAGCGCAGCTGTTAGCCGCAGCCGTGCAGCAGTCAAACGCTGCGCATGCCGCCCACGCAGCTGCCGCAGCCAATCAGCAACAACAGTCACAACAGCAGCAAGCCAATCAGGCAGCAGCACAAGCCCAGTCTCAAGCCAAACCTGAGCAAGCTCCGCCTCCACTTCTATCTCAGCCTATCCAGCTCACTGCCCAG gctttctgtctctctctgaaGGACATTCAGCAGTTGTTGCAGTTACAGCAGTTGGTATTGATGCCAGGTCATCCTCTACAGTCCCCTGCTCAGTTCCTGCTGCCTCAAGCCCAGGCTCAGCAGGGTCAGCAAG gtttgctttcgacATCAAATTTGATTCCACTACCTCAGCAAAGCCCAGGGAGTCTCCTGACCACCCCACCTAGACTGGGGCTTCAAGCACAG CATCATCTTGACGACAGGCTGTGGTCATTGCAGAGGGAGAAGAGCGTGGAGAGCATTGTGAGCTCCGCCCCCTCCTCAGCCCCACCCATGAGCTCCGTTCCCACAGTGACGCCACATCCTGAGGAGCCCAGTGATCTGGAGGAGCTCGAACAGTTTGCCAGAACCTTCAAACAGAGGCGAATTAAACTGGGATTCACACAG GGGGACGTCGGTATGGCCATGGGTAAACTGTACGGCAACGACTTCAGTCAGACCACCATTTCACGTTTCGAGGCTCTCAACCTCAGCTTCAAGAACATGTGCAAGCTTAAACCCTTGCTGGAGAAATGGCTGAGCGATGcag AAACAATGGCGATAGACAACATGCTGCCGAGCCCCAGTTCACTGTCCTCACCTCTGCTGGGCTTCGAAGGGTTGCCTGGACGCCGCCGAAAGAAACGCACCAGCATCGAGACCAACGTCCGCATTGCCCTGGAGCGCAACTTCATCTCG AACCAGAAGCCTACCTCGGAGGAAATCCTGCTGATGGCCGAGCAGCTCAACATGGAGAAAGAGGTCATCCGCGTCTGGTTCTGCAACCGACGGCAGAAAGAGAAGCGTATCAACCCCTCCAGCGCCACCCCTCCTCTGCCCACTCAGCCCCCAGCACCGACGCACAAACCCCCCTGCTACAGCCCGCACATG ATGTCCAGTCAGGGACTGGCTCAGGTCGCTACCAGTCTCAGCACAACAG CCGTCAGTCCCACACCTTCTGTGGCCTGCCCCCTCAACCCCAGTGGACATGCAGCAATGAGCTCCGCCCCTTCTTCAGTGACTCCGCCTCCTCTCAGCACAGTCAGCCCCACTCCGCCGAGTCTCGGCAGCCCTGGCCTGAACACAGG GAACACAATGATGGGTGTAAGCACAGGAATGAACCAGGCCCTCATCAGCAGCAACCCTCTGGCCACAATGCAAG ccctAGCTGCCAGTGGTGGCCAGATTCCCATTTCCGCTCTTGAGGGCAGCGGTCAAATGTTCCTGGGTGGAGCTGGAGGTCCAGGAGCTGGTCTGCGCCAGTCCCTCTTCCTAAACCGCCCCACTTTACTGCCCTTGGCGAGGAGCGCAGGCATGGGTCTGGTCGGCACCCCAAGGGCTTCTCCGCCCCCTGGCGCCAGAGGCGCAAGCCCAGACTCGTGCTCCATCTCCCCCTGCTCAAGCCCCGCCTCCTTCTGCTCATTAGGCGAAGCCTCGCCACCCCCTCTGGGCGGAGCTATGGCCGAGTGA
- the LOC125275669 gene encoding POU domain, class 2, transcription factor 2 isoform X13 — MTSVHAPPPPPVQPALPHTQLMLAGSQLAGLAALLPAQQQLLLQQAQAQLLAAAVQQSNAAHAAHAAAAANQQQQSQQQQANQAAAQAQSQAKPEQAPPPLLSQPIQLTAQAFCLSLKDIQQLLQLQQLVLMPGHPLQSPAQFLLPQAQAQQGQQGLLSTSNLIPLPQQSPGSLLTTPPRLGLQAQHHLDDRLWSLQREKSVESIVSSAPSSAPPMSSVPTVTPHPEEPSDLEELEQFARTFKQRRIKLGFTQGDVGMAMGKLYGNDFSQTTISRFEALNLSFKNMCKLKPLLEKWLSDAETMAIDNMLPSPSSLSSPLLGFEGLPGRRRKKRTSIETNVRIALERNFISNQKPTSEEILLMAEQLNMEKEVIRVWFCNRRQKEKRINPSSATPPLPTQPPAPTHKPPCYSPHMMSSQGLAQVATSLSTTAVSPTPSVACPLNPSGHAAMSSAPSSVTPPPLSTVSPTPPSLGSPGLNTGNTMMGVSTGMNQALISSNPLATMQALAASGGQIPISALEGSGQMFLGGAGGPGAGLRQSLFLNRPTLLPLARSAGMGLVGTPRASPPPGARGASPDSCSISPCSSPASFCSLGEASPPPLGGAMAE, encoded by the exons ATGACCAGTGTTCatgctcctcctcctcctccagttCAGCCTGCTCTACCACACACACAACTCATGCTGGCAGGCAGTCAGCTCGCAGGG CTGGCCGCCCTCCTCCCTGCACAGCAGCAGCTGTTGTTGCAGCAGGCTCAAGCGCAGCTGTTAGCCGCAGCCGTGCAGCAGTCAAACGCTGCGCATGCCGCCCACGCAGCTGCCGCAGCCAATCAGCAACAACAGTCACAACAGCAGCAAGCCAATCAGGCAGCAGCACAAGCCCAGTCTCAAGCCAAACCTGAGCAAGCTCCGCCTCCACTTCTATCTCAGCCTATCCAGCTCACTGCCCAG gctttctgtctctctctgaaGGACATTCAGCAGTTGTTGCAGTTACAGCAGTTGGTATTGATGCCAGGTCATCCTCTACAGTCCCCTGCTCAGTTCCTGCTGCCTCAAGCCCAGGCTCAGCAGGGTCAGCAAG gtttgctttcgacATCAAATTTGATTCCACTACCTCAGCAAAGCCCAGGGAGTCTCCTGACCACCCCACCTAGACTGGGGCTTCAAGCACAG CATCATCTTGACGACAGGCTGTGGTCATTGCAGAGGGAGAAGAGCGTGGAGAGCATTGTGAGCTCCGCCCCCTCCTCAGCCCCACCCATGAGCTCCGTTCCCACAGTGACGCCACATCCTGAGGAGCCCAGTGATCTGGAGGAGCTCGAACAGTTTGCCAGAACCTTCAAACAGAGGCGAATTAAACTGGGATTCACACAG GGGGACGTCGGTATGGCCATGGGTAAACTGTACGGCAACGACTTCAGTCAGACCACCATTTCACGTTTCGAGGCTCTCAACCTCAGCTTCAAGAACATGTGCAAGCTTAAACCCTTGCTGGAGAAATGGCTGAGCGATGcag AAACAATGGCGATAGACAACATGCTGCCGAGCCCCAGTTCACTGTCCTCACCTCTGCTGGGCTTCGAAGGGTTGCCTGGACGCCGCCGAAAGAAACGCACCAGCATCGAGACCAACGTCCGCATTGCCCTGGAGCGCAACTTCATCTCG AACCAGAAGCCTACCTCGGAGGAAATCCTGCTGATGGCCGAGCAGCTCAACATGGAGAAAGAGGTCATCCGCGTCTGGTTCTGCAACCGACGGCAGAAAGAGAAGCGTATCAACCCCTCCAGCGCCACCCCTCCTCTGCCCACTCAGCCCCCAGCACCGACGCACAAACCCCCCTGCTACAGCCCGCACATG ATGTCCAGTCAGGGACTGGCTCAGGTCGCTACCAGTCTCAGCACAACAG CCGTCAGTCCCACACCTTCTGTGGCCTGCCCCCTCAACCCCAGTGGACATGCAGCAATGAGCTCCGCCCCTTCTTCAGTGACTCCGCCTCCTCTCAGCACAGTCAGCCCCACTCCGCCGAGTCTCGGCAGCCCTGGCCTGAACACAGG GAACACAATGATGGGTGTAAGCACAGGAATGAACCAGGCCCTCATCAGCAGCAACCCTCTGGCCACAATGCAAG ccctAGCTGCCAGTGGTGGCCAGATTCCCATTTCCGCTCTTGAGGGCAGCGGTCAAATGTTCCTGGGTGGAGCTGGAGGTCCAGGAGCTGGTCTGCGCCAGTCCCTCTTCCTAAACCGCCCCACTTTACTGCCCTTGGCGAGGAGCGCAGGCATGGGTCTGGTCGGCACCCCAAGGGCTTCTCCGCCCCCTGGCGCCAGAGGCGCAAGCCCAGACTCGTGCTCCATCTCCCCCTGCTCAAGCCCCGCCTCCTTCTGCTCATTAGGCGAAGCCTCGCCACCCCCTCTGGGCGGAGCTATGGCCGAGTGA
- the LOC125275669 gene encoding POU domain, class 2, transcription factor 2 isoform X8, which yields MEGEGCRKKVSEGRSHIKDIRMSKAVDDDKMGTEFPVDSTDSERNSPEASDQIQPMKTSPFCLSPAPSNTKVKAEEAAEMTSVHAPPPPPVQPALPHTQLMLAGSQLAGLAALLPAQQQLLLQQAQAQLLAAAVQQSNAAHAAHAAAAANQQQQSQQQQANQAAAQAQSQAKPEQAPPPLLSQPIQLTAQAFCLSLKDIQQLLQLQQLVLMPGHPLQSPAQFLLPQAQAQQGQQGLLSTSNLIPLPQQSPGSLLTTPPRLGLQAQHHLDDRLWSLQREKSVESIVSSAPSSAPPMSSVPTVTPHPEEPSDLEELEQFARTFKQRRIKLGFTQGDVGMAMGKLYGNDFSQTTISRFEALNLSFKNMCKLKPLLEKWLSDAETMAIDNMLPSPSSLSSPLLGFEGLPGRRRKKRTSIETNVRIALERNFISNQKPTSEEILLMAEQLNMEKEVIRVWFCNRRQKEKRINPSSATPPLPTQPPAPTHKPPCYSPHMMSSQGLAQVATSLSTTAVSPTPSVACPLNPSGHAAMSSAPSSVTPPPLSTVSPTPPSLGSPGLNTGNTMMGVSTGMNQALISSNPLATMQALAASGGQIPISALEGSGQMFLGGAGGPGAGLRQSLFLNRPTLLPLARSAGMGLVGTPRASPPPGARGASPDSCSISPCSSPASFCSLGEASPPPLGGAMAE from the exons ATATCAGGATGTCTAAAGCTGTCGATGATGATAAGATGGGGACCGAGTTTCCAGTCGATAGTACAG ACTCTGAGAGAAACAGTCCAGAGGCCAGCGATCAG ATCCAGCCAATGAAAACAAGTCCTTTCTGCCTGTCTCCTGCACCCAGCAACACaaag GTTAAAGCTGAGGAGGCTGCTGAGATGACCAGTGTTCatgctcctcctcctcctccagttCAGCCTGCTCTACCACACACACAACTCATGCTGGCAGGCAGTCAGCTCGCAGGG CTGGCCGCCCTCCTCCCTGCACAGCAGCAGCTGTTGTTGCAGCAGGCTCAAGCGCAGCTGTTAGCCGCAGCCGTGCAGCAGTCAAACGCTGCGCATGCCGCCCACGCAGCTGCCGCAGCCAATCAGCAACAACAGTCACAACAGCAGCAAGCCAATCAGGCAGCAGCACAAGCCCAGTCTCAAGCCAAACCTGAGCAAGCTCCGCCTCCACTTCTATCTCAGCCTATCCAGCTCACTGCCCAG gctttctgtctctctctgaaGGACATTCAGCAGTTGTTGCAGTTACAGCAGTTGGTATTGATGCCAGGTCATCCTCTACAGTCCCCTGCTCAGTTCCTGCTGCCTCAAGCCCAGGCTCAGCAGGGTCAGCAAG gtttgctttcgacATCAAATTTGATTCCACTACCTCAGCAAAGCCCAGGGAGTCTCCTGACCACCCCACCTAGACTGGGGCTTCAAGCACAG CATCATCTTGACGACAGGCTGTGGTCATTGCAGAGGGAGAAGAGCGTGGAGAGCATTGTGAGCTCCGCCCCCTCCTCAGCCCCACCCATGAGCTCCGTTCCCACAGTGACGCCACATCCTGAGGAGCCCAGTGATCTGGAGGAGCTCGAACAGTTTGCCAGAACCTTCAAACAGAGGCGAATTAAACTGGGATTCACACAG GGGGACGTCGGTATGGCCATGGGTAAACTGTACGGCAACGACTTCAGTCAGACCACCATTTCACGTTTCGAGGCTCTCAACCTCAGCTTCAAGAACATGTGCAAGCTTAAACCCTTGCTGGAGAAATGGCTGAGCGATGcag AAACAATGGCGATAGACAACATGCTGCCGAGCCCCAGTTCACTGTCCTCACCTCTGCTGGGCTTCGAAGGGTTGCCTGGACGCCGCCGAAAGAAACGCACCAGCATCGAGACCAACGTCCGCATTGCCCTGGAGCGCAACTTCATCTCG AACCAGAAGCCTACCTCGGAGGAAATCCTGCTGATGGCCGAGCAGCTCAACATGGAGAAAGAGGTCATCCGCGTCTGGTTCTGCAACCGACGGCAGAAAGAGAAGCGTATCAACCCCTCCAGCGCCACCCCTCCTCTGCCCACTCAGCCCCCAGCACCGACGCACAAACCCCCCTGCTACAGCCCGCACATG ATGTCCAGTCAGGGACTGGCTCAGGTCGCTACCAGTCTCAGCACAACAG CCGTCAGTCCCACACCTTCTGTGGCCTGCCCCCTCAACCCCAGTGGACATGCAGCAATGAGCTCCGCCCCTTCTTCAGTGACTCCGCCTCCTCTCAGCACAGTCAGCCCCACTCCGCCGAGTCTCGGCAGCCCTGGCCTGAACACAGG GAACACAATGATGGGTGTAAGCACAGGAATGAACCAGGCCCTCATCAGCAGCAACCCTCTGGCCACAATGCAAG ccctAGCTGCCAGTGGTGGCCAGATTCCCATTTCCGCTCTTGAGGGCAGCGGTCAAATGTTCCTGGGTGGAGCTGGAGGTCCAGGAGCTGGTCTGCGCCAGTCCCTCTTCCTAAACCGCCCCACTTTACTGCCCTTGGCGAGGAGCGCAGGCATGGGTCTGGTCGGCACCCCAAGGGCTTCTCCGCCCCCTGGCGCCAGAGGCGCAAGCCCAGACTCGTGCTCCATCTCCCCCTGCTCAAGCCCCGCCTCCTTCTGCTCATTAGGCGAAGCCTCGCCACCCCCTCTGGGCGGAGCTATGGCCGAGTGA
- the LOC125275669 gene encoding POU domain, class 2, transcription factor 2 isoform X14 has translation MFVPLPVPLVFQRTAPDFSAWRLKSPLPLRSGNSDIRMSKAVDDDKMGTEFPVDSTDSERNSPEASDQIQPMKTSPFCLSPAPSNTKVKAEEAAEMTSVHAPPPPPVQPALPHTQLMLAGSQLAGLAALLPAQQQLLLQQAQAQLLAAAVQQSNAAHAAHAAAAANQQQQSQQQQANQAAAQAQSQAKPEQAPPPLLSQPIQLTAQDIQQLLQLQQLVLMPGHPLQSPAQFLLPQAQAQQGQQGLLSTSNLIPLPQQSPGSLLTTPPRLGLQAQHHLDDRLWSLQREKSVESIVSSAPSSAPPMSSVPTVTPHPEEPSDLEELEQFARTFKQRRIKLGFTQGDVGMAMGKLYGNDFSQTTISRFEALNLSFKNMCKLKPLLEKWLSDAETMAIDNMLPSPSSLSSPLLGFEGLPGRRRKKRTSIETNVRIALERNFISNQKPTSEEILLMAEQLNMEKEVIRVWFCNRRQKEKRINPSSATPPLPTQPPAPTHKPPCYSPHMMSSQGLAQVATSLSTTAVSPTPSVACPLNPSGHAAMSSAPSSVTPPPLSTVSPTPPSLGSPGLNTGNTMMGVSTGMNQALISSNPLATMQALAASGGQIPISALEGSGQMFLGGAGGPGAGLRQSLFLNRPTLLPLARSAGMGLVGTPRASPPPGARGASPDSCSISPCSSPASFCSLGEASPPPLGGAMAE, from the exons ATATCAGGATGTCTAAAGCTGTCGATGATGATAAGATGGGGACCGAGTTTCCAGTCGATAGTACAG ACTCTGAGAGAAACAGTCCAGAGGCCAGCGATCAG ATCCAGCCAATGAAAACAAGTCCTTTCTGCCTGTCTCCTGCACCCAGCAACACaaag GTTAAAGCTGAGGAGGCTGCTGAGATGACCAGTGTTCatgctcctcctcctcctccagttCAGCCTGCTCTACCACACACACAACTCATGCTGGCAGGCAGTCAGCTCGCAGGG CTGGCCGCCCTCCTCCCTGCACAGCAGCAGCTGTTGTTGCAGCAGGCTCAAGCGCAGCTGTTAGCCGCAGCCGTGCAGCAGTCAAACGCTGCGCATGCCGCCCACGCAGCTGCCGCAGCCAATCAGCAACAACAGTCACAACAGCAGCAAGCCAATCAGGCAGCAGCACAAGCCCAGTCTCAAGCCAAACCTGAGCAAGCTCCGCCTCCACTTCTATCTCAGCCTATCCAGCTCACTGCCCAG GACATTCAGCAGTTGTTGCAGTTACAGCAGTTGGTATTGATGCCAGGTCATCCTCTACAGTCCCCTGCTCAGTTCCTGCTGCCTCAAGCCCAGGCTCAGCAGGGTCAGCAAG gtttgctttcgacATCAAATTTGATTCCACTACCTCAGCAAAGCCCAGGGAGTCTCCTGACCACCCCACCTAGACTGGGGCTTCAAGCACAG CATCATCTTGACGACAGGCTGTGGTCATTGCAGAGGGAGAAGAGCGTGGAGAGCATTGTGAGCTCCGCCCCCTCCTCAGCCCCACCCATGAGCTCCGTTCCCACAGTGACGCCACATCCTGAGGAGCCCAGTGATCTGGAGGAGCTCGAACAGTTTGCCAGAACCTTCAAACAGAGGCGAATTAAACTGGGATTCACACAG GGGGACGTCGGTATGGCCATGGGTAAACTGTACGGCAACGACTTCAGTCAGACCACCATTTCACGTTTCGAGGCTCTCAACCTCAGCTTCAAGAACATGTGCAAGCTTAAACCCTTGCTGGAGAAATGGCTGAGCGATGcag AAACAATGGCGATAGACAACATGCTGCCGAGCCCCAGTTCACTGTCCTCACCTCTGCTGGGCTTCGAAGGGTTGCCTGGACGCCGCCGAAAGAAACGCACCAGCATCGAGACCAACGTCCGCATTGCCCTGGAGCGCAACTTCATCTCG AACCAGAAGCCTACCTCGGAGGAAATCCTGCTGATGGCCGAGCAGCTCAACATGGAGAAAGAGGTCATCCGCGTCTGGTTCTGCAACCGACGGCAGAAAGAGAAGCGTATCAACCCCTCCAGCGCCACCCCTCCTCTGCCCACTCAGCCCCCAGCACCGACGCACAAACCCCCCTGCTACAGCCCGCACATG ATGTCCAGTCAGGGACTGGCTCAGGTCGCTACCAGTCTCAGCACAACAG CCGTCAGTCCCACACCTTCTGTGGCCTGCCCCCTCAACCCCAGTGGACATGCAGCAATGAGCTCCGCCCCTTCTTCAGTGACTCCGCCTCCTCTCAGCACAGTCAGCCCCACTCCGCCGAGTCTCGGCAGCCCTGGCCTGAACACAGG GAACACAATGATGGGTGTAAGCACAGGAATGAACCAGGCCCTCATCAGCAGCAACCCTCTGGCCACAATGCAAG ccctAGCTGCCAGTGGTGGCCAGATTCCCATTTCCGCTCTTGAGGGCAGCGGTCAAATGTTCCTGGGTGGAGCTGGAGGTCCAGGAGCTGGTCTGCGCCAGTCCCTCTTCCTAAACCGCCCCACTTTACTGCCCTTGGCGAGGAGCGCAGGCATGGGTCTGGTCGGCACCCCAAGGGCTTCTCCGCCCCCTGGCGCCAGAGGCGCAAGCCCAGACTCGTGCTCCATCTCCCCCTGCTCAAGCCCCGCCTCCTTCTGCTCATTAGGCGAAGCCTCGCCACCCCCTCTGGGCGGAGCTATGGCCGAGTGA